GTGGCCTTTGGTCCGTCAATTATTGTTGGGGTTAACCTTTCGTGCAACAACTGCAACATTTCATCAGAGAACCCTGTCCCTATTTTGCAACATGTCTCAAATTCTCCTGTGTCTTGGTTGTAACAGCCTAAAAGGAATCCACCATATGTGCCTGTCCTTTTACCTCTACCATAATATGCCCCCAATACGCAAAGGTCCAATGAATCTCCAACTCCTTCCAAGTAGtcctttttcaacttcaacCAGTTTCGTGATCTTTTACTTGGTTCATAGTGGGATTCAGGGCCATCCAGCATTTTGACCATTAGACCTTCACAAGAGTTATTAACGGattcatcaagaaatttttgcaGTTCATCAAGATTATTTGTTATGATCTGAGTGGCATATTGGAATTCTCCTGGAACAACTTTTGTAACCTTTGCCAAatgttctcttctttctcgtAATGACTTATTAATCAGTCTTTCGTCGTTGTAACAGAGTATGTCAAATGCAAAGAGACAAACTTTCACCTTAACATCATGCAATTCCACATCTTTACGTTTTCTTGTGCTAAGAATTTGGAAGGgtagaatttttttttgttctttgtCCCAAGCCACAGCCTCACAGTCCAGAATTAGATTTTTTGTACTATTTAAGTCTTGAATAAAATCtgtgattttgatttctggATATCTTTCTGTCATGTTCTCGCCATTTCTGGAATAAATCCTCATCGTGCCGTCATTCAGCAAATGAACTTGAGCTCTTTCTCCGTCGTATTTATATTCAGACGTGAAAGTTTCACCTTGAAATCTATCTAAAACTTCATTTATTGCCTTAGTGGGTTTGGCCAACATGGGTTTTAACGGAATTCCCGGTCTCAGAGTACAATACTTATCCAGATTCATGATGCCGTGGTTCAAGCATGAATTTATGACAATCTCATAATTCGGTACTTGACAGAATGCGTCTCTGATCCTTTGTTGCGCGCTTTCCAGGACGTCCATAGGAATTTCCTTGTCAGGTgagttttctttattttcatcatgaAGCAAAAGGGCCTTGGATAGAGATATCAGAACCGTTTTCTCAGCAAGACCAATTCTCAACTTTGACTCCAAGGATCTGATCAAAAATTTAGCTTCCACACCCTGGCACGCAGTGAGCATTCTCTTGATCagcttcatttttctcaattGCGAATCTTTACCTTGAGTTTTTGCAATAGTTCTAAGGTTTTTGAAGACCTCACCTACAGTTAAAGCTTTAGGCTTGAACATAGTAGGTTGAACATTTCTCGCACCCATTGCTATTTCACCTAAATCCCCCATTTCCTTGTATTTGAGTTTAATCTGACTCATCGATTTTCCACAAGATTCACTGATTGTTTTCATCAGTAGATTTTCACCAAGACCCAATTCTAGACCGGCTTCGTAATCCGGACCCAATCTATTGATGAAAAGGTACGTGGTAGGTATTAAATTCTTGGAGGATTGGTTCATTATctttataaaaaaatcagaacAAATTCTGATAATCTCCAAACGAGAAGATATGGCTTCGATCTTGTTGAAAACTTCACAAACTTCAGAGTAGGGGATATTAGATGAATAATGgtcattatcatttgaaCTCGGTTCCTTTTCAACCTGGGGTGTGAACTCGCGAGATTCTTGCGACACATCGACACCACTGGAGGAGGGAGCAGATGaaggtaaagaaaaagggcTGCTACCCATAGTGGATGGAGCCACCAATGTCTGCACGGTAGACACTTGTTTTAGTTTCTTAGTAGCGTCTGCTCCTTCActactattattatctatattattttctagCTTGTGTTTGGGAGCTTTCTCAGGAGAGGATGAGCTCCCCGATGGCTCATTCTTCATGGAACTGAAGAATCTAGCCAAAGTGGCTTGTTTTGGCTTCTTACCGGCGGAAGAGGGCAACGATGGTGGCATGAGTAATGATAATCTTGGATTCAAGGAACGTGCgggtgaaaaaagaaggccTGCAAGTAATCTGCGCATGTAATTGATAAGGTAACGACGCTATGCGCTATTATATACCACCAGTATCATCATTACTGCTAGCAATAAAATAAAGCAGAGTACAGACAAATCGCCTATTGCTCCTAAATTTTGTCCTGACGCGTTTTCGCGTtgagtgaaaaattccatCAACCATCTTCGTTGGAAGAATACGTCAATGAAGGACTGATGGTAGGACAGGTGGGCGTATGAAGCCCATAGTAGCACTAAAAATCCTTTTATGAGCATTAGTGAGCTATTAGCGAGATTGTTCAATGCTTGAAGTAGGTGCTTGAGAGCGATGCCGGCCTCAAAAATGCACCtattaaagaaaattcatgCGGGTAATGGTGACAGCCTCTTCCAATGACAAATAGgagtttgaagaacaagaggaaagagCCGTTCGTTCATATGAGATTCAGTTCAGGAAGAAAGGGCCGAACAAGAGGTACAAGGATCATGTCGAAGCAGTTTGTCAGATCTGCGAAGAATCTTGTGAAGGGCTACTCTTCTACCCAGGTGCTGGTGAGAAATGCCACGTCCAACGACAACCATCAGGTCTCCAAGGACTCGTTGATTGAACTGGCTGAAAAATCGTACGATAGCgcagatttttttgaaataatggACATGCTAGACAAGAGACTGAATGATAAGGGGAAATATTGGAGACACATTGCGAAGGCTTTGACTGTGTTGGACTATTTGATCAGGTTTGGCAGCGAAAACTG
This is a stretch of genomic DNA from Saccharomyces kudriavzevii IFO 1802 strain IFO1802 genome assembly, chromosome: 4. It encodes these proteins:
- the CDC9 gene encoding DNA ligase (ATP) CDC9 (similar to Saccharomyces cerevisiae CDC9 (YDL164C); ancestral locus Anc_7.343); the encoded protein is MRRLLAGLLFSPARSLNPRLSLLMPPSLPSSAGKKPKQATLARFFSSMKNEPSGSSSSPEKAPKHKLENNIDNNSSEGADATKKLKQVSTVQTLVAPSTMGSSPFSLPSSAPSSSGVDVSQESREFTPQVEKEPSSNDNDHYSSNIPYSEVCEVFNKIEAISSRLEIIRICSDFFIKIMNQSSKNLIPTTYLFINRLGPDYEAGLELGLGENLLMKTISESCGKSMSQIKLKYKEMGDLGEIAMGARNVQPTMFKPKALTVGEVFKNLRTIAKTQGKDSQLRKMKLIKRMLTACQGVEAKFLIRSLESKLRIGLAEKTVLISLSKALLLHDENKENSPDKEIPMDVLESAQQRIRDAFCQVPNYEIVINSCLNHGIMNLDKYCTLRPGIPLKPMLAKPTKAINEVLDRFQGETFTSEYKYDGERAQVHLLNDGTMRIYSRNGENMTERYPEIKITDFIQDLNSTKNLILDCEAVAWDKEQKKILPFQILSTRKRKDVELHDVKVKVCLFAFDILCYNDERLINKSLRERREHLAKVTKVVPGEFQYATQIITNNLDELQKFLDESVNNSCEGLMVKMLDGPESHYEPSKRSRNWLKLKKDYLEGVGDSLDLCVLGAYYGRGKRTGTYGGFLLGCYNQDTGEFETCCKIGTGFSDEMLQLLHERLTPTIIDGPKATFVFDASAEPDVWFEPTTLFEVLTADLSLSPIYKAGSATFDKGVSLRFPRFLRIREDKGVEDATSSDQIIELYENQSHVQN